The following is a genomic window from Deinococcus sp. LM3.
GGTGCTGGCCTGCGGCCTGACGTACGGCGCGCTGGGCACACTGAACTTCGCGCACCTCGCGCAGCGCAGCGCGGAACTCGGCCCGAACGCCACGGTCAGCGCCATCAGCGTGCTGCTGCTGCTGGTGTTCGCCGCCAAGGGCGCGCTGTTCCCGCTGGGCTTCTGGCTGCCCGGCACGTACCCGGCGCTGCCCGCCGCGACCGGCACGTTCTTCGCGGCGATCCTGACCAAGGTCGGCGCGTACGCCCTGATCCGGGTGTTCACGACCGTGTTCACGCAGGACCCGGCACTGCCGCAGACGCTGCTGCTGATCCTGGGCAGCGTCACCATGCTGTACGGCGCGCTCGGGATGCTCAGCCAGCGCGAGTGGCGCTCGGTGCTGTCGTTCACGGTGGTCAGTTCCGCCGGGTACGTCGCGTTCGGACTGGGCCTGGGCACGCCACTCGCGCTGCGCGCCACGCTGACGTACCTCGCGGTCAGCGTGGCCGTCACCGCCGCGCTGTTCCTGATCGCCGCGGTGGCCGAGCGGGCCGCCGGGACCCGTAACGTCCGCGCGCGCGGCTTCCTGGACGAGAACCCCTGGCTGGCCGGGGCGTTCCTGCTGTGCGCCCTGACGGCCGCCGGGCTGCCCCCCACCGCCGGATTCATCGCGAAGTTCGCGCTCGTGCAGGCCGGCGTGCAGAGCGGCACCGCGCTCGCGTGGGTGGCCGTCACCTGCGCGCTGCTGGCGAGCCTCGTGACGCTGCTGGCGCTGCTGAACATCTGGCGCGGCTTCTTCTGGGGCGAGGCGACCGGCACCCGGCCCGCGCCCGCCCCGCGCGGCACGCGCCTGCCCGCCTACGCGGCGTCCGCGCTGGTCGCGGCGCTCGCCGTGGGCGGCGGCTCCCTGCTGTCCTTCACCGGGGCCGCCGCCAGCGAACTGCGCGGCGACAGTTACGTGCGCGGCGTGCTGGGCACAGGCCCGGTCGTCATCCCCGACGCGCCCGCCGGAGATCAGCCAGACGGAGAGCGACCGGCCGGAGAGCAACCATGAGGGGCGTGGCGCTGAACCTGCTGCTGGCCGTCACCTGGGCGCTGTTCGCCGGTCAGGTCGCCGTGCGCGAACTACTCGTCGGGTTCCTGGTGGGCTTCGGGATCCTGGCGCTGTTCCCGCGCGCGCTCGGCACGGCCGGATACGTGCGGCGCAGCCTCGCCACCCTGCGCTTCACGGGCTTCTTCCTGAAGGAACTCTCGCTCGCGAACGTACAGGTGGCGCTGCTGGCCCTGCACCCCCGCCCGCCGCTGAACCCCATGATCGTCGCGTACCCCATGCGCCTCGAGGGCGAGACGGCGCAGACGCTGCTGGCCGCCACCATCACCCTGATGCCCGGCACGGTCGCCATGGGCTTCGACGACGAACGCCGCGTGCTGTACGCGCACGCCATCGGCCTGCCCGGCGCGGCCGAGGCGCGCGACTCCATCCGGCGGGTCGAGGACGCCCTGCTGCCGGTCCTGACCCGCCGCGCCACCCCGGAGGTCCACCCGTGATCCTGAACCTGGCCCTCGTCATCGTGACGCTCTCCACCCTGCTCGTCGCGGCGCGCGTCCTGCGCGGCCCCAGCTGGGGCGACCGCATCATGGCCTTCGACTTCCTGAGCGTGAACCTGATCGTCCTGATCGTCCTGATCGCCGTGAAGACCCGCCTGCTGGTCGTGCTAGACGCCGCGCTGGTCCTGAGCCTGCTGGGCTTCCTGACCACCGTTGCCCTGACCCGCTACCTGCTGACCGGCCGGGTGATGCGGTGAACGACTTCAGTCCGCTGCGCGACATTCCCATCCTGATCGGGTCGTTCTTCGTCCTGACCGCCGCCATCGGCGTGCTGCGCTTCCCCGACCTGTACACCCGCCTGCACGCCAGCAGCAAACTCGTCACGCTCGGCTCGGCCGGCATCTTCCTCGGCGCGGCGCTCGAACTGACCGAGGCGGCCGCCTTCACGCGGCTCGCCGCGACCCTGCTGTTCCTGTTCCTGACCACACCCCTAAGCGCGTACCTGATCGCGCAGGCCGCGTACCTGCGCGCCCTGCCGCCTCACCTGAGCGGCCCGGACGAATGGAATCAGCTGGGCAGGCACCCGCAACCCGGCGACGAACCCCCCCGCGACGACCCCGCCGACTGATACGGCGCGGGCATCACGGCGGAGGCAGGCCCTGACGGCTGCCTCCGCCTTTCCGTGTCCCGGTTTCGCCTGTTCCGGTCGTCGGGCCGCCCGGATCGGGGGCCGCTTGACGTGCGCGGGGGGCGGTGTACACTCGGGGCAGTCACCAGGGGTGCCGTGCCCGCGCGTTGCGGGCGGCTGAGAGAACGTCGTGTTCAACCCTAGGAACCTGATCTGGTTTGTACCAGCGGAGGGAGCGTGACGGGTGCCGAAACAGTTGTCGTGTTTCGCCCCCCTCCGACGCGTGAGGGGGGCGTTTTTTGATTGCCAGACCAGTGACCTGACCGGCGGGACCGCGCCGCCGCCTGCCCGGCGGCCTGCCCGGACCCTGCCTCTCCCCTGTCTGTTTCTGCCTGATACGGATTCCGTTTGTTTCGCTGACAGATCGGAACACCACCGATCTGCCAGCTCCACGTCCGGAACCCGTTTTTCTCCTACTCGCTCCGCTCGGATTGAACGGGCTTTGCAGCCCATTCAATCGGAGTCCGTATGACCCGGCGCTGCCTGCCGTGTCCGGCCGGAGTCGTGTTCCGGACGCCCCTGTGCGCGTCCGGCGGCCCTGTCCTGTTCCCATTTTCCTGGAGTTCCCATGACCACCCTGACCGACCCTGCCCCCGAAGCCCTGACGATCCTCGACCCGGAACTGACCGCGCCGTTCCCGAACAGCGAGAAGGTGTACCTGACCGGCACGCTGCATGCGGGCGTGCGGGTGCCGGCGCGGCGCATCCGGCAGTCACCGACCCTGGAACGCGTGGGCGACCTGACCCGCACGGTGCCGAACCCGGCCCTGCTCGTGCCGGATACGAGCGGGCCGTACACGGACGCCCGCCTGAGCGTGGACCTGCGCGCCGGGCTGGGGCACGCGCGGCCCTGGCTGGCCGGGGACGCCCGCCTGGAACTGGCGCGGGAGCGGCATCACCCGGCGCTGGACCTCAGCGGGCCGCTGCCGTTTCCGCGCGTACCCCGCCCGCGCCGCGCCCGCCCCGGCGCGGGCATCACGCAGCTTCAGGCGGCGCGGCGCGGCGAGATCACCCCCGAGATGGAGTTCGTCGCCCTGCGCGAGGCGCTGCGGCAGGAGACGGACTTCGACCTGACCCACCAGCATCCCGGTCAGGGGTTCGGGGCGGCCATTCCGCGCGAGATCACGCCGGAATTCGTGCGCGCCGAGGTCGCGCGGGGCCGCGCGGTGATCCCCGCGAACATCAACCACCCGGAACTGGAACCCACCGTGATCGGGCGGAACTTCCGGGTGAAGATCAACGCGAACCTCGGCACCAGCATCGTGACCAGCTCCATCGAGGAGGAGGTCGGGAAGATGATCTGGGCGACCCGCTGGGGCGCGGACACGGTCATGGACCTCTCGACGGGTCGGCACATCCACCCGACCCGCGAGTGGATCGTCCGGAACAGCGCCGTGCCGGTTGGGACCGTGCCCATCTATCAGGCGCTGGAGAAGGTGGGTGGCGTCGCCGAGGACCTGACCTGGGACGTGTACCGCGACACGCTGATCGAGCAGGCCGAGCAGGGCGTGGACTACATGACCGTCCACGCGGGTGTGCGCCTGGCGCACCTGCCGCTGACCGCGCGGCGGCGCACCGGAATCGTGTCGCGCGGGGGGAGCATCCTCGCCAAGTGGTGCCTCGCGCATCACCGCGAGAACTTCCTCTATACCCACTTCGCGGACATCTGCGAGATCCTCGCCGCGTACGACATCACCTTCAGCCTCGGGGACGGCCTGCGCCCCGGCAGCATCGAGGACGCGAACGACGCCGCGCAGTTCGCGGAACTGGACACCCTGGGCGAACTCACCCGCGTCGCGTGGAACCACGGCGTGCAGACCATGATCGAAGGCCCCGGCCACGTCCCCATGCAGCTGATCCGCGAGAACATGACCCGGCAGCTGGACGTGTGCCAGGAAGCGCCGTTCTACACGCTGGGGCCGCTGACGACCGACATCGCGCCCGGCTACGACCACATCACGTCCGCCATTGGCGCGGCGCAGATCGCGTGGTACGGCACCGCCATGCTGTGTTACGTCACGCCGAAGGAGCACCTGGGCCTCCCGGACCGGCAGGACGTGCGTGACGGCGTGATCGCGTACCGCATCGCCGCGCACGCCGCCGACCTCGCCAAGGGCCACCCCGGCGCGCAGGCCCGCGACAACGCCCTGAGTAAGGCGCGGTTCGAGTTCCGCTGGGAGGACCAGTTCAACCTGTCCCTGGACCCGCTGAAGGCCCGCGCGCTGCACGACGAGACGCTGCCCGCCGACGCGGCGAAGACCGCGCACTTCTGCTCCATGTGCGGCCCGCACTTCTGCTCCATGAAACTCAGCCACGACCTGCGCGCCCCCGACGTGCTGGCCGGACTGGAGGAGAAAGCCCGCGAGTTCCGCGCGCTGGGCGGCGAGGTGTACGTGCCCCGCCAGGAACAGGCACCGGAGGGAGAGGCGTGAAGCTCGGCCGCCTGTACCTGGTGGCCACGCCCCGCGCCGGGCAACCGGAACCCGAATTCCTGGCGCGCCTTGAGGCTGCGCTGGACGGCGGCGTGGACACCCTGCAACTGCGCTGCAAGGACTGGGAGGCGGGGGCCTACATCGCGCTGGGTGAGCGGGTGGCGGCGCTGGCCCGCGCGCGCGGCGTGCCCCTGTTCATCAACGACCGCGTGGACGTCGCCGCCGCGTGCGGGGCGGACGGCGTGCACCTGGGGCAGGGGGACCTGCCGCCCGCCTGGGCGCGCAGGCTCGTACCGGGGCTGCCCCTGGGCCTGAGCACGCACGCGCCCGCGCAGGCGCACGCCGCGCTGGCCGACGCCCCCGCTTACATCGCCGCCGGGCCGGTGCACGCCACGCCCACCAAACCGGGCCGCGCGCCCGCCGGACTGGCCTACGTGCGCGCGGTGGCCGCACTGAATCCGCCGCTGCCCTGGTACGCCATCGGCGGGATCGACGCCAGCACCATCCACGAGGTGCTGGCGGCCGGGGCGACCCGCGTGGCGGTCGTGCGGGCCGTCCTCGACGCGCCCGACCCCGCGCAGGCCGCATCTGACCTGCTCGGGACGTTGCGGGGGGCGCCCGCGTGACCCGCCCCACCACCCTGACCGTGAACGGCGAGACCCGGCCCCTCACGCCCGGCCTGACCCTGCCCGCCCTGCTGCGCGACCTGAACGTGAACCCGGCGCGCGTGGCGGTCGCCGTGAACGACGACTTCTACCCCGGCGCCCGCGCGCCGGAACGCACCCTGGAGGCCGGAGATGTCATCGAGATCGTCCGAATTATCGGGGGGGGCTGACATGGCCTCTGACCCCGAGCGGCGCGAGCAGGCACAGGTGCAGGTTCTCCATTCCGCAGAACCTGCGCGTTCATCCACCGGAGGTTCGTCATGAAGCAGAATCCACACACGCCCGACCCCTTCACCCTCGGCGGCAAGGTGTTCACCTCGCGCCTGATGACGGGCACGGGGAAGTTCACGGATTTCGGCGTGATGCGCGAGGCGCTCGCCGCGAGCGGGTCGCAGATCGTGACCGTCGCCATCCGCCGCGTCGAACTGAAGGCGCCGGGGCATGACGGGCTGCTGGACGCCCTCGACTGGGACGCCGTGCAGCTGCTGCCGAACACCGCCGGGTGCCGCACGGCCGACGAGGCGCTGCGCGTGGCGCGGCTGGCGCGCGTGGCGACCGGCGTGAACTGGATCAAGCTGGAGGTCATCCCGGACGCCCGTTACCTGCTGCCGGACCCGGTCGGCACACTCCGCGCCGCCGAAGCCCTGGCCGCCGACGGGTTCACGGTGCTGCCGTACGTGCAGGCGGACGCGGTGCTGGCCCGCGCGCTGGAGGACGCGGGCTGCGCCGCCGTGATGCCCCTGGCGAGCCCCATCGGCTCCGGGCGCGGCCTGCGTAGCCCGGAACTGCTGCGGACCGTGCTGGACGGCGCGCGCGTCCCCATCGTCGTGGACGCGGGCCTGGGCGTCCCGAGCGACGCGGCGCAGGCGCTGGAACTCGGCGCGGACGCCGTGCTGGTCAACACCGCGATTGCCGAGGCGCGCGATCCGGTCGGCATGGCCCACGCCTTCGCGCTGGGCGTGCAGGCGGGCCGCGCGGCGTTCCTTGCGGGGCGCATGCCCGAGCGCGAGCATGCCAGCCCCAGCAGCCCGCTGGGCGGGGTGGTGCGCCTGCCCGACCCGGAAGTGCCGGTATGAGGCTGACTCCGATTGAAAGGTTCGCAGAACCGCGTCCATCCGAGCGGATGCGAGTAGGAGTAGAGCGGATTCAGGGCGTGAAGTTGGCGACCCGGTGGTGTTCCGGGTTGCCGACGGAACAGACGGAATCCGCATGAGGTCGCGGGAGGTGGTCGTGGTGGGCGGCGGCCTGATCGGGTCGCTGGCAGCGTTCACGCTGCGCCGGGCGGGTGCGGACGTGCTGGTGCTGGACGCGGACCGGCCGGGGGCGGCGTGGCAGGCGGCGGCGGGCCTGCTCACCCCGGACGGCGAGCGGCTGCGCGGCACGCCGCTGCACGCGGACGCGCTGGAAGGGCTGCGCCGCTGGCCTGCGCTGGCGGCGGCGCTGGAACGCTCTGGCGTGCCGGTGCACCTGCGGCCCGGCGTGACGCGCCTTCAGGCGGGCGGCAGGGTGCAGGTCACGCCGGGCGAGGCGAGCCTGCACCCGCCGTCGGTGGTGCGCGCGGCCCGGCGGGGGCTGGAGGTGGTGGCCGCGCAGGTCCAGGCCCTCGTGCCGTCGGGCGGCGGGGTGCGGGTGCGGACGGACGTGGGCGACTGGTACGCCGGGCGGGTGGTCCTGGCGGCGGGCGCGTGGAGCGGCGCGTTCGGCGTGCCGGTGGGGGCGCGGCAGGGGCAGGCGCTGCTGCTGCGCGGCGCTCCCGATATCGGCGCACGCTACGGCCCGCCCGCGCGGGGCTTCTCCCGCTACGCGCTGTCCCGCCCGGACGGCCTGTACGTCGGCGCGACCAGCCGCGACACCTGGACCACCACGCCCGACGCCCACGCGGCCTGCTGGCTGCGCGGCGCCGCCCGGACACTCGTGCCCGGCGCAGGCGGGGCGGAGGTCGCGGCGCACCTCGTGGGCCTGCGCCCGGTCACCCCGGACGGGTGGCCGCTGGTCGGGCCGCACCCGACCCTGCCGGGCGTGCTGGTCGCGGCGGGGCACGGGCGGCACGGCGCGCTGCTCGCCCCGGTCACGGCGGCGCGGGTGCTGGCGCTGGTGGGGCAGGGGGTAAGCGCATGACGGTCCCGGTCGCACTGACCGTCGCCGGGTCGGATTCCGGGGGCGGGGCGGGCATCCAGGCGGACCTGAAGACCTTCGAGGCGCACGGCGTGTACGGCGCGAGCGTCCTGACCCTGATCACCGCGCAGAACACGCGGGGCGTGCAGGCCGCGCACGCCCTGCCGCCCGAACTGGTGGCGGCGCAGCTGCGCTCCGTACTGGACGATTTCCCGGTCGCGGCCGTCAAGACGGGCGCACTGGGCAACGCCGGGCTGATCCGCGCGGTGGCGGACGCCCTGCGGGGCCGGGAGCTGCCGCTGGTCGTCGATCCGGTCATGCTCGCCAAGAGCGGGGACGCCCTGCTGGACAGCGGCGCCCTGCACGCCCTGCTGCACGAACTGCTGCCCCTGGCGACACTGGTCACCCCGAATGTCCCCGAGTGGGAGGCGCTGCGGGCGGCGGGCGCGGCCGACACCCTCCCGCTGCTGCTCAAGGGCGGGCACGCGCCGGGCGAGACCGTCACGGACAGGCTGAGCGCCCACGGGCACCGCCTGACCCTCTGTGCTCCGAGGCAGCGCACCCGGCACACGCACGGCACGGGCTGCACGCTGTCGGCGGCGATCACCGCGAACCTCGCACGCGGCCTGGCCCTGCCGGACGCGGTGCGCGCGGCGCACACGTATCTTCAGGCGGCCATCCGCGCCGCGCCGGGCCTGGGCGACGGTCACGGCCCGCTGGGGCATCACGCCGCCGGACTGGCAGGGCGGTCACCGTGCGTCGCGCCTGGACCGGTCACGACGGTTTCCAGCTCCGGCCCGGGCCAGAACTGAACACCGCGGTCAGGCCGACACGGCCATCGCGGCTTCCTCGGTCACGTCGTCCCAGCCGAGGGTCAGGTCGCTGAGCGGCACGAAATTCAGGTCGCCCATGGCGGCGCGCAGCTGTTCCGTCCAGGCGTCCACGCGGTCCTGCGCCTCACGGACCGCGTGCGGGGTCGGGGCGCGCCACAGGCGGAAGGATCTGGCGGGGCGGGTCTGTTCCCGTTGCTGCTCGTCGAGCGCGCCCGCCAGTCCCCAGGTGGCAGTCACGACCCGGTCGACCAGTCCGTGACTTTCGAGTTCGTGGGTGTTGCCGCCACCGGTCAGGGCGCGCAGCGTGACCGGGTCGCTGCCCAGCGGGGACGCGCAGCGGGTGTGCAGGTGCTGGGTGTGCGCCAGGTCGGTGTGCAGCCCGATGCTGGCCGCCGGCCGGTACAGCCGCTCGCCACGCGCGGCGACGAAGGCCGGCGCACGTCCCGGTCCCTGCGGGTCGGCCAGGGCGATCACGCGCAACCAGTGACCCTGGGAGCGGTGCGCGTGAATCACCGTGATGGCCTGAGCGGCGCGGTACATGACGTCATCAGTGGCCAGAAGCTGCTCGGGGAACATACCCGCACGGTACGGGGGCGGGTCGCACAAAAGCCTTAAAGGCGCCAGATGAAGGGCGTTCAGGGGTGGGGTAGCCGGGCGAGGTACAGCGCGGGTTCGCCGTGCATGTCGCTGGTGAACAGCACGGCCTGCTCGTCGGGCGTGAAGGACGGGTGAGGGTGCGTGACCTGCCGGCTGCCCAGGTGGACCCGCCACGACGAGTGGTGGCCGGCCAGGGGGCGGCTGGTGCGGGTACGCAGGTCGAACAGGTGCAGGAAAGGGTCGGGTTCGAACTGGTGAGCGCTGGCGTCGGCGACGTCCTCGGGAGGGCCGCTGCCGTCCCCGACGAGCAGCGTGCCGTCAAAGTTACTCATGAGGTGCGAGCAGGGCGGCATGGTCATCAGGGTCTCGTTCGTCAGGGTGTCGGGGTCGGCGGCGCAGATCAGGCGGTCGCGCTGCCCGGCGCGGTACAGCACGTAGATCAGCCGGGAGCCGTCGGGCACCCAGAACTCGTGCGTGCAGGACTCGCCGGGCACGTGTGGCCGCACGGGACGGGGGTGCCGGCCGTCCCCGTCGATCAGCCACATGCGCTGCTGCACGAGGTCGTGCGGCCCCTCGTGGCAGTACGCGACGGTGGGCGCGCGGACGCCGGCCGGGCCGCTGTTCGGTGGGTCGGGCCGGTACATGGGGTGGC
Proteins encoded in this region:
- a CDS encoding thiazole synthase, which gives rise to MKQNPHTPDPFTLGGKVFTSRLMTGTGKFTDFGVMREALAASGSQIVTVAIRRVELKAPGHDGLLDALDWDAVQLLPNTAGCRTADEALRVARLARVATGVNWIKLEVIPDARYLLPDPVGTLRAAEALAADGFTVLPYVQADAVLARALEDAGCAAVMPLASPIGSGRGLRSPELLRTVLDGARVPIVVDAGLGVPSDAAQALELGADAVLVNTAIAEARDPVGMAHAFALGVQAGRAAFLAGRMPEREHASPSSPLGGVVRLPDPEVPV
- a CDS encoding oligogalacturonate lyase family protein, encoding MPKGQLRSLTPHTFTDPDTGAAVTRLTPSDVTCHRTYFYQRCFTQGGDRLLFGGLFDGDWNLYLLDLATQQARQLTEGPGDNTFGAFLSPDDRAAYYVKAGRELRRVHLDTLREDVVYTVPDGQRGYGTWVANSECTHMVGIEVAEGDLLPLDSWAGFRDTFHRNPRCRLIVIDLRSGQAQVIHQEARWLGHPMYRPDPPNSGPAGVRAPTVAYCHEGPHDLVQQRMWLIDGDGRHPRPVRPHVPGESCTHEFWVPDGSRLIYVLYRAGQRDRLICAADPDTLTNETLMTMPPCSHLMSNFDGTLLVGDGSGPPEDVADASAHQFEPDPFLHLFDLRTRTSRPLAGHHSSWRVHLGSRQVTHPHPSFTPDEQAVLFTSDMHGEPALYLARLPHP
- the thiC gene encoding phosphomethylpyrimidine synthase ThiC; amino-acid sequence: MTTLTDPAPEALTILDPELTAPFPNSEKVYLTGTLHAGVRVPARRIRQSPTLERVGDLTRTVPNPALLVPDTSGPYTDARLSVDLRAGLGHARPWLAGDARLELARERHHPALDLSGPLPFPRVPRPRRARPGAGITQLQAARRGEITPEMEFVALREALRQETDFDLTHQHPGQGFGAAIPREITPEFVRAEVARGRAVIPANINHPELEPTVIGRNFRVKINANLGTSIVTSSIEEEVGKMIWATRWGADTVMDLSTGRHIHPTREWIVRNSAVPVGTVPIYQALEKVGGVAEDLTWDVYRDTLIEQAEQGVDYMTVHAGVRLAHLPLTARRRTGIVSRGGSILAKWCLAHHRENFLYTHFADICEILAAYDITFSLGDGLRPGSIEDANDAAQFAELDTLGELTRVAWNHGVQTMIEGPGHVPMQLIRENMTRQLDVCQEAPFYTLGPLTTDIAPGYDHITSAIGAAQIAWYGTAMLCYVTPKEHLGLPDRQDVRDGVIAYRIAAHAADLAKGHPGAQARDNALSKARFEFRWEDQFNLSLDPLKARALHDETLPADAAKTAHFCSMCGPHFCSMKLSHDLRAPDVLAGLEEKAREFRALGGEVYVPRQEQAPEGEA
- the mnhG gene encoding monovalent cation/H(+) antiporter subunit G, whose translation is MNDFSPLRDIPILIGSFFVLTAAIGVLRFPDLYTRLHASSKLVTLGSAGIFLGAALELTEAAAFTRLAATLLFLFLTTPLSAYLIAQAAYLRALPPHLSGPDEWNQLGRHPQPGDEPPRDDPAD
- the thiD gene encoding bifunctional hydroxymethylpyrimidine kinase/phosphomethylpyrimidine kinase, whose amino-acid sequence is MTVPVALTVAGSDSGGGAGIQADLKTFEAHGVYGASVLTLITAQNTRGVQAAHALPPELVAAQLRSVLDDFPVAAVKTGALGNAGLIRAVADALRGRELPLVVDPVMLAKSGDALLDSGALHALLHELLPLATLVTPNVPEWEALRAAGAADTLPLLLKGGHAPGETVTDRLSAHGHRLTLCAPRQRTRHTHGTGCTLSAAITANLARGLALPDAVRAAHTYLQAAIRAAPGLGDGHGPLGHHAAGLAGRSPCVAPGPVTTVSSSGPGQN
- a CDS encoding proton-conducting transporter membrane subunit yields the protein MTTSWLPLAPILVPLGLGILLLAPMGPRARAGLALTSAALTLLCSALLLSAVWNGAVLVSELGAWPAPFGIVMTADRLGAFMSVLASVSALLATWAALVNPDRVRERHHLFTLMGVLFAGVQMSFLTGDLFNLFVAFEVMLVASYALAVLGSTREQLREGFRYIVMNLAASALLVLACGLTYGALGTLNFAHLAQRSAELGPNATVSAISVLLLLVFAAKGALFPLGFWLPGTYPALPAATGTFFAAILTKVGAYALIRVFTTVFTQDPALPQTLLLILGSVTMLYGALGMLSQREWRSVLSFTVVSSAGYVAFGLGLGTPLALRATLTYLAVSVAVTAALFLIAAVAERAAGTRNVRARGFLDENPWLAGAFLLCALTAAGLPPTAGFIAKFALVQAGVQSGTALAWVAVTCALLASLVTLLALLNIWRGFFWGEATGTRPAPAPRGTRLPAYAASALVAALAVGGGSLLSFTGAAASELRGDSYVRGVLGTGPVVIPDAPAGDQPDGERPAGEQP
- a CDS encoding FAD-dependent oxidoreductase; amino-acid sequence: MRSREVVVVGGGLIGSLAAFTLRRAGADVLVLDADRPGAAWQAAAGLLTPDGERLRGTPLHADALEGLRRWPALAAALERSGVPVHLRPGVTRLQAGGRVQVTPGEASLHPPSVVRAARRGLEVVAAQVQALVPSGGGVRVRTDVGDWYAGRVVLAAGAWSGAFGVPVGARQGQALLLRGAPDIGARYGPPARGFSRYALSRPDGLYVGATSRDTWTTTPDAHAACWLRGAARTLVPGAGGAEVAAHLVGLRPVTPDGWPLVGPHPTLPGVLVAAGHGRHGALLAPVTAARVLALVGQGVSA
- the thiE gene encoding thiamine phosphate synthase, encoding MKLGRLYLVATPRAGQPEPEFLARLEAALDGGVDTLQLRCKDWEAGAYIALGERVAALARARGVPLFINDRVDVAAACGADGVHLGQGDLPPAWARRLVPGLPLGLSTHAPAQAHAALADAPAYIAAGPVHATPTKPGRAPAGLAYVRAVAALNPPLPWYAIGGIDASTIHEVLAAGATRVAVVRAVLDAPDPAQAASDLLGTLRGAPA
- a CDS encoding Na+/H+ antiporter subunit E, which translates into the protein MRGVALNLLLAVTWALFAGQVAVRELLVGFLVGFGILALFPRALGTAGYVRRSLATLRFTGFFLKELSLANVQVALLALHPRPPLNPMIVAYPMRLEGETAQTLLAATITLMPGTVAMGFDDERRVLYAHAIGLPGAAEARDSIRRVEDALLPVLTRRATPEVHP
- a CDS encoding monovalent cation/H+ antiporter complex subunit F encodes the protein MILNLALVIVTLSTLLVAARVLRGPSWGDRIMAFDFLSVNLIVLIVLIAVKTRLLVVLDAALVLSLLGFLTTVALTRYLLTGRVMR
- the thiS gene encoding sulfur carrier protein ThiS, with translation MTRPTTLTVNGETRPLTPGLTLPALLRDLNVNPARVAVAVNDDFYPGARAPERTLEAGDVIEIVRIIGGG